From a region of the Cucumis sativus cultivar 9930 chromosome 6, Cucumber_9930_V3, whole genome shotgun sequence genome:
- the LOC101217735 gene encoding ras-related protein RABF1: protein MGCSSSVPDRASGRSGGLNPENSAADSKNLRVKLVLLGDSGVGKSCIVLRFVRGQFDPTSKVTVGASFLSQTIALQDSTTVKFEIWDTAGQERYAALAPLYYRGAAVAVIVYDITSSDSFAKAQYWVKELQKHGSPDIILALVGNKADLQEKRKVTVQDGTEYAEKNGMFFIETSAKTADNINELFEEIAKRLPRPTSS from the exons ATGGGTTGCTCCTCCTCTGTCCCAG ACAGGGCTTCTGGGCGATCGGGTGGGCTTAATCCAGAGAACAGTGCAGCTGATTCCAAGAATTTACGCGTCAAG CTTGTCCTGCTAGGTGATTCTGGTGTTGGTAAAAGCTGTATTGTTCTTCGCTTTGTCCGTGGTCAGTTTGATCCAACGTCTAAG GTAACAGTTGGAGCATCATTCTTATCACAAACGATAGCTCTTCAAGATTCCACAACAGTGAAGTTTGAAATATGGGATACTGCTGGGCAAGAGAG GTATGCTGCATTAGCACCACTTTACTATAGAGGTGCTGCAGTTGCAGTTATTGTATATGATATAACAAGCTCCGATTCCTTTGCCAAAGCACAATATTGGGTTAAG GAGCTACAGAAGCATGGCAGCCCTGATATCATTTTGGCATTGGTCGGTAACAAAGCTGATCTtcaagagaaaaggaaagtaaCTGTTCAG GATGGGACTGAGTATGCAGAGAAGAATGGAATGTTCTTTATCGAGACATCTGCGAAGACTGCAGATAATATAAATGAGCTGTTTGAG GAGATTGCGAAGCGGTTGCCACGACCAACTTCCTCATGA